The proteins below come from a single Paludibacter jiangxiensis genomic window:
- a CDS encoding helix-turn-helix domain-containing protein, whose amino-acid sequence METTKRKSKKKAVIQRNTYTADQRAKARRYYLMGLNLQEISILLDNAPVRTIEKWQIKEQWAALREIEPIKARALSLQAAGKSYTEIAETLSINRTTVWRYLKQAKSTDKM is encoded by the coding sequence ATGGAAACGACAAAAAGAAAATCAAAGAAAAAAGCTGTTATACAACGAAATACATACACAGCCGACCAACGAGCGAAAGCCCGAAGATATTATTTAATGGGGCTTAATTTACAAGAAATAAGCATATTACTTGACAACGCACCAGTAAGAACGATCGAAAAGTGGCAAATTAAGGAACAATGGGCGGCACTTCGTGAAATAGAACCAATAAAAGCCCGGGCGTTGTCTTTACAAGCCGCCGGGAAGTCATACACAGAGATAGCGGAAACGTTGAGCATAAACCGCACAACAGTATGGAGATACCTAAAACAAGCTAAATCAACGGATAAAATGTAA